One Paenibacillus sp. FSL W8-0186 genomic window carries:
- a CDS encoding Cof-type HAD-IIB family hydrolase, with product MKLIAIDLDGTLLTAESKPSTEGLAAIRNILSGEDHKVTICTGRARFDVKGIIGEDLSIPIISSNGAAVHDERGRLLNETPIPHPIAAESISYLLEQDVYFEIFCPEDIYSPCGGEGKLQAEIDILVSANPDIDADTLQAGVQTQFQQFGFKQIDDLREVVQAGSPIYKLLIFTYDDAKLDRIRHHFRDQPFVHTTAAAKHTLEIISTETDKGSALQFLASYYDIDMADTIVIGDSYNDISMFQIAGTKVAMGNAVEEVKRLSTLTTRSNNEHGVAYALNTLLDL from the coding sequence ATGAAATTAATTGCTATCGATTTGGACGGAACCTTGCTCACCGCCGAGAGCAAGCCTAGCACAGAGGGCCTCGCGGCCATTCGCAATATTTTGTCCGGCGAGGATCATAAAGTAACGATATGCACAGGCAGAGCCCGCTTTGATGTGAAAGGAATAATTGGCGAGGATCTATCCATTCCGATCATTTCATCCAATGGAGCTGCTGTCCACGATGAGCGCGGACGTCTTCTGAACGAGACTCCGATTCCCCACCCCATTGCTGCTGAATCCATAAGTTACTTATTGGAGCAGGACGTATATTTCGAAATATTTTGCCCGGAGGACATTTATTCACCATGTGGCGGAGAAGGCAAGCTCCAGGCCGAAATCGATATCCTTGTCAGCGCCAATCCCGACATCGACGCAGATACGCTGCAGGCCGGTGTGCAAACCCAGTTTCAACAATTCGGCTTCAAGCAAATTGATGATCTTCGTGAGGTGGTACAAGCCGGGAGCCCCATTTATAAACTGTTAATTTTTACTTATGATGATGCGAAGCTGGATCGAATTCGCCATCATTTCCGCGATCAGCCTTTCGTCCATACAACGGCCGCTGCCAAGCATACGCTAGAAATCATATCGACCGAAACAGACAAGGGAAGCGCCCTTCAATTTCTGGCTTCCTATTACGATATCGACATGGCTGATACGATCGTTATCGGTGACAGTTATAATGATATTTCCATGTTTCAGATTGCTGGAACAAAGGTAGCGATGGGCAACGCCGTCGAGGAAGTCAAGCGGCTAAGCACTTTGACTACCCGCAGTAACAACGAACACGGAGTTGCCTATGCCTTAAATACGCTTCTAGATCTTTAA
- a CDS encoding AzlD domain-containing protein: protein MESQLWIILLIGAGTYLFRAGSLVLGSRVQWSERTKEWLSYVSPAVLGALLGPLLLLDEGQWVPIRDNIMLLAAIPTIAVAWWTRRLLLTVTAGIACFAVLYYFM, encoded by the coding sequence ATGGAATCTCAACTTTGGATTATTCTTCTCATTGGAGCAGGTACTTATTTGTTTCGCGCAGGTTCGCTTGTGCTTGGAAGCAGGGTACAATGGTCGGAACGGACTAAGGAATGGCTTTCTTACGTGTCCCCCGCAGTTCTGGGTGCCTTGCTAGGGCCTTTATTATTGCTGGACGAGGGGCAGTGGGTGCCCATTAGGGATAATATTATGCTGTTAGCGGCCATACCAACGATAGCAGTAGCCTGGTGGACGCGGCGGTTGCTCTTGACTGTAACGGCAGGCATCGCCTGTTTTGCTGTATTATATTATTTCATGTGA
- a CDS encoding AzlC family ABC transporter permease: MSRRDRVALALKDVLPIMLAYFPLSITFGVLAAASGVPWHTSIFSSIWIYSGGAQFMLISMLDTATAPATIIATILLVNMRHILYGATMGPNLAHWREPLKWLAAVGLTDESFVVTYNRAAAGEKLAPSYYLTFALAAYGSWIAGTVVGAGIGGIVPSEAAAVLSFALPALFLALLFAGERTLPHLLAACTGAGLATLAGLMNLGGIGLIAGGLVGATAGQLLYRQKSRISKQAKS, from the coding sequence ATGAGTCGAAGAGATAGAGTAGCTTTGGCGTTAAAGGATGTGCTGCCAATCATGCTGGCATATTTTCCTTTATCGATTACGTTTGGTGTCTTGGCAGCTGCGAGCGGGGTGCCCTGGCATACGTCGATCTTTAGCTCGATATGGATTTATTCCGGAGGGGCCCAGTTTATGCTTATCAGCATGCTGGATACGGCGACGGCTCCAGCTACAATCATCGCCACCATCCTGCTTGTGAATATGCGGCATATTCTGTATGGTGCCACAATGGGGCCGAATTTGGCGCATTGGCGGGAGCCATTGAAATGGCTGGCGGCGGTAGGATTAACGGACGAGAGTTTTGTCGTAACTTACAACCGTGCCGCTGCCGGCGAAAAGCTGGCGCCTTCCTATTATTTGACCTTTGCGCTGGCGGCATACGGATCATGGATTGCAGGTACGGTTGTCGGTGCGGGAATCGGCGGGATTGTTCCCTCAGAGGCCGCCGCTGTGCTTAGCTTTGCGCTTCCAGCGCTGTTCCTGGCACTATTGTTTGCTGGCGAGCGTACCCTTCCGCATTTGCTGGCAGCCTGCACAGGAGCGGGATTAGCTACGCTGGCAGGGCTCATGAATTTAGGCGGAATCGGCCTTATCGCTGGGGGGCTTGTCGGGGCTACGGCAGGCCAACTGCTGTACAGGCAAAAGAGCAGAATCAGCAAACAAGCCAAAAGCTAA